Proteins encoded within one genomic window of Flavobacterium oreochromis:
- a CDS encoding acyl-CoA thioesterase, which yields MKNTFKTVNDSRIVISELMLPSHTNFSGKIHGGYILSLLDQIAFACASKFSGHYCVTASVDTVDFLAPIEVGELVTMKASVNYVGRTSMIVGIRVEAENIQTGIVKHCNSSYFTMVAKDKNGTTTPVPGLILNDFEDVRRFYNCLKTISNRKEQQQHEDHFNYKSPEALAHLSEYKVKIEI from the coding sequence CTCATGTTACCCTCGCATACTAATTTTAGTGGCAAAATACATGGTGGCTATATTTTGTCATTATTAGACCAGATTGCTTTTGCTTGTGCTTCTAAATTTTCAGGACATTATTGTGTAACTGCCTCAGTAGACACTGTTGATTTTTTAGCACCTATAGAAGTAGGTGAATTAGTCACAATGAAAGCCTCTGTAAATTATGTAGGTCGAACATCCATGATTGTAGGTATACGTGTAGAAGCTGAAAATATACAAACAGGTATAGTAAAACATTGTAACTCATCTTATTTTACTATGGTAGCTAAAGATAAGAATGGTACCACTACTCCTGTTCCTGGATTAATTTTAAATGATTTTGAAGATGTAAGACGTTTCTATAATTGCCTTAAAACGATCTCTAATCGAAAAGAACAACAACAACATGAAGATCATTTTAACTACAAAAGCCCTGAGGCTCTTGCTCATTTATCAGAATATAAAGTAAAAATAGAGATATAA
- a CDS encoding ion channel → MMAVFGRKTKKLTTDEHTGFGSDPENYGGRFVSKDGSANVIKSGIPLFDQISWFHTLLQLPIWKFHFVILAVFVMVNFLFASVYYIIGIEHLNGITATNELEKFAQAYFFSTQTFTTVGYGHINPQGFLTSTIASIEALMGLLAFALATGLLYGRFSKPRAYLKFTHNALITPFQDGCALMMRVAPFKNTTLTDAVAKITLGLKVQEKGKWVNKFYPLELEYDHVNVLTLSWTLVHVIDENSPLYGFSKQDFETRKGEVIVFLKAFDDMFSNNVVKRTSYTFDEIIYGAKFKPMYEHNNSFTSTILHIDRLNQFEKVEI, encoded by the coding sequence ATGATGGCAGTATTTGGAAGAAAAACAAAGAAGCTAACCACAGATGAGCATACTGGATTTGGTTCAGATCCTGAAAATTATGGAGGTCGTTTTGTTAGTAAGGATGGTTCCGCAAATGTTATTAAATCAGGAATTCCATTATTTGATCAAATTAGTTGGTTTCATACCCTTTTACAATTGCCTATTTGGAAATTTCATTTTGTAATATTAGCTGTATTTGTAATGGTTAATTTTTTATTTGCTTCAGTATATTATATAATAGGGATTGAGCATTTAAATGGAATTACGGCTACAAATGAGTTAGAAAAATTTGCACAAGCGTATTTTTTTAGTACACAGACTTTTACAACAGTAGGATATGGACATATAAATCCTCAAGGTTTTTTAACTAGTACAATAGCTTCTATTGAAGCATTGATGGGGTTATTAGCTTTTGCATTAGCAACAGGTTTATTATATGGTAGATTTAGTAAACCTAGGGCTTATCTAAAGTTTACTCACAATGCTTTAATTACCCCTTTTCAAGATGGTTGCGCACTAATGATGAGAGTTGCTCCTTTTAAAAACACGACCTTAACAGATGCTGTTGCAAAAATAACGTTAGGGTTAAAAGTACAAGAAAAAGGAAAATGGGTTAATAAGTTTTATCCCTTAGAGTTAGAATATGACCACGTAAATGTTTTAACGCTTAGTTGGACCCTAGTACATGTGATTGATGAAAATAGTCCTCTTTATGGTTTCTCAAAACAAGATTTTGAGACTAGAAAAGGAGAAGTAATAGTTTTTTTAAAAGCTTTTGATGATATGTTTAGTAATAATGTGGTAAAAAGAACTTCTTATACATTTGATGAAATCATCTACGGCGCTAAATTTAAGCCTATGTATGAACACAATAATAGTTTTACCTCAACTATTTTACATATAGATCGGTTAAATCAATTTGAAAAAGTTGAGATATAA
- a CDS encoding PorT family protein, protein MKTKIQILFFLFFLNQTFSQINFEKGYFINNLNQKIECLIKNEDWANSPIQFEYKLDENSAVQIQNINYVSEFSIYNWSKYIRATVNVDKSSTDINHLSTQRTPEFKEETVFLKILAEGKANLYFYKDDISQKYYLKLENESIEPLIYKLYVDKDYTILENLGYKQKLLNSLKCSTIKNSDIEKTSYESSSLVKIFAKFNSCNNEINNRNYLSKEKRDVFNLNLRVHCNKTSLSSSNSLLTNSNLDYGNNLNLGLGLELEFILPFNKNKWSIIFEPNYSKYSSDLSKPTDSSYYTQGIITNSVNYSTIDLPFGIRHYLFLNKKSKLFINGTYGTSFSINSSYITKLNDTTTNTLDVRPTPNYGIGIGYNFRNKFILELRNYTNQNIISNYIFWSSNYSKFSLILGYTLF, encoded by the coding sequence ATGAAAACCAAAATCCAAATTTTATTTTTTCTTTTTTTCTTAAACCAAACTTTTTCACAGATAAACTTTGAAAAAGGGTATTTTATAAATAATTTGAATCAAAAAATTGAATGTTTAATTAAAAATGAAGATTGGGCAAACAGTCCAATACAATTTGAATATAAATTAGATGAAAATTCTGCAGTTCAAATTCAAAATATTAATTATGTAAGTGAGTTTAGCATATATAATTGGTCAAAATACATTAGAGCTACTGTAAATGTGGATAAATCAAGTACGGATATCAATCACTTAAGCACTCAAAGAACCCCTGAATTCAAAGAAGAGACAGTCTTTTTGAAAATTTTAGCTGAAGGAAAAGCTAATTTATATTTTTATAAAGACGATATAAGCCAGAAATACTATCTAAAGTTAGAAAATGAATCTATTGAACCATTGATCTATAAATTGTATGTAGACAAAGATTACACTATATTAGAAAATCTTGGATATAAACAAAAATTACTAAACAGTTTAAAATGTTCAACAATCAAAAATAGCGATATTGAAAAAACATCTTATGAAAGTAGTAGTTTAGTGAAGATATTTGCGAAATTTAATTCCTGCAATAATGAAATTAACAATAGAAATTATCTATCTAAGGAGAAAAGAGATGTTTTCAACTTAAATTTAAGAGTACATTGTAATAAAACTTCCCTATCTTCTAGTAATAGTTTACTAACCAATTCAAATTTAGATTACGGAAATAATCTAAATTTAGGTTTGGGGCTAGAGTTGGAATTCATATTACCCTTTAATAAAAACAAATGGAGTATAATATTTGAACCCAACTACTCTAAATATTCTTCTGATCTAAGTAAACCAACCGATTCAAGTTATTACACCCAAGGCATAATTACAAATTCTGTCAATTATAGCACTATAGATTTACCTTTTGGAATTCGACATTATTTGTTTTTAAATAAAAAATCTAAACTTTTTATTAATGGAACATATGGTACTAGTTTCAGCATAAATTCCTCTTATATTACTAAATTGAACGACACTACAACAAACACTCTAGACGTGAGACCTACACCAAATTATGGAATAGGGATAGGTTATAATTTTAGAAATAAATTTATTCTTGAACTTAGAAACTATACTAATCAGAATATCATAAGTAACTATATTTTTTGGAGCTCGAATTATAGTAAATTTTCACTAATATTGGGATATACACTTTTTTAA
- a CDS encoding DUF5777 family beta-barrel protein: protein MLKKILLGLSIVLSNHLQAQDDLLKGVENNDSQVVESAFKSLKIVNLESTKLASKGDMYFIVSHRFGFLNAGFENFFGLDGATTQLKFVYGLTDDVTLHFSRSTFAKTYDAGIKYKIANQKKDGFPITIVGYNAIAVNSGMKKEVYPLLEFKHRLSYNTQLLVSRKFNDQLTLQLAPTFFYENVVVDPQQKNAQFALGMGGRYKLSKRFSLNVDYAAHLNRVKSSDFKDPLSVGVDLETGGHIFQMFFTNANAMHDTGYLGRTTGNWSKGEISFGFNLVRVF, encoded by the coding sequence ATGTTAAAGAAAATTTTATTAGGACTTTCAATTGTGTTAAGTAATCATTTACAAGCACAAGATGATTTATTAAAAGGAGTAGAAAATAACGACTCGCAAGTAGTTGAATCAGCTTTTAAATCTTTAAAGATTGTAAACTTAGAATCAACAAAATTAGCTTCAAAAGGAGATATGTATTTTATTGTTTCTCACCGTTTTGGGTTTTTAAATGCAGGATTTGAAAACTTTTTTGGGTTAGATGGAGCTACCACTCAATTAAAATTTGTTTACGGATTGACTGATGATGTTACCTTGCATTTTTCAAGAAGTACTTTTGCAAAAACATATGATGCTGGTATTAAATATAAAATAGCAAACCAAAAAAAGGATGGTTTTCCTATTACAATTGTAGGATATAATGCTATAGCTGTTAATTCTGGCATGAAAAAAGAAGTCTATCCATTATTAGAATTTAAACATAGGCTTTCTTATAATACACAATTATTAGTATCAAGAAAATTTAATGATCAATTAACATTACAATTAGCTCCTACTTTTTTCTATGAAAATGTAGTTGTTGATCCTCAACAAAAAAATGCACAATTTGCATTGGGAATGGGAGGACGTTATAAGTTAAGTAAGCGATTCTCTTTAAATGTAGATTATGCTGCACATTTGAATAGAGTAAAAAGTTCTGATTTTAAAGATCCTCTTTCAGTAGGAGTAGATTTAGAAACGGGAGGTCACATATTTCAAATGTTTTTTACCAATGCTAATGCCATGCACGATACAGGTTATTTAGGTAGAACAACAGGAAATTGGAGTAAAGGAGAGATTAGTTTTGGATTTAACTTAGTAAGAGTTTTCTAA
- a CDS encoding YceI family protein codes for MKSLFYSLFLFINIHSWTQEKNIAKNGIVTFEASVATFEEVKATTSTAVCVLNSKTGDLASAISIKTFKFKNSLMQEHFNENYMESDKFPKAIFKGKIENYNSYNFDNQTKIQINGTFEIHGKSKNMTVPATLKKKETTIFL; via the coding sequence ATGAAAAGCCTATTTTATTCATTATTTTTATTTATAAATATACATTCTTGGACACAAGAAAAAAATATAGCAAAAAATGGAATAGTAACATTTGAAGCATCTGTTGCTACTTTCGAAGAAGTTAAAGCTACAACTTCTACTGCTGTATGTGTATTAAATTCAAAAACTGGAGATCTTGCTTCTGCAATAAGTATTAAAACTTTTAAATTTAAAAACAGTTTAATGCAAGAGCACTTCAATGAAAATTATATGGAAAGTGATAAATTTCCAAAGGCCATTTTTAAAGGGAAAATAGAAAACTATAACTCATATAATTTTGATAATCAAACTAAAATTCAAATAAATGGAACATTTGAAATTCATGGAAAATCAAAAAATATGACGGTTCCCGCAACACTAAAAAAGAAGGAAACAACTATATTCTTGTAG
- a CDS encoding chloride channel protein, with protein MDSDFFVGVIVFVKSIATGITLGSGGNGGNFAPSLFVGSYLGFVVAKIINILGISQLPVTNFTIVGMAGILSGLFHAPLTAIFLIGEITGGYDLMIPLMIVSSVSFAVSKRFEEHSMDVKMLADSGDVFTSNKDKNILQSIEVVKLIDTNVKIIFPEDLLDKIVNIVLESKQTIFPVLNNQQEVVGVIYYDTIKKLLFNSFQVKFTKVHEVMSNNFLVADISEDIDDIMNKFDTTEIKSLIVLKNNKFYGILDKIKILEDYRLTFKNLLIN; from the coding sequence ATGGATTCTGATTTTTTTGTCGGAGTTATTGTTTTTGTGAAATCTATAGCAACTGGGATTACATTAGGTAGTGGAGGAAATGGAGGGAATTTTGCACCTTCATTATTTGTAGGTTCTTATTTAGGATTTGTTGTAGCCAAAATAATTAATATATTAGGTATCTCACAATTACCCGTAACAAATTTTACTATAGTGGGGATGGCAGGTATATTAAGTGGATTGTTTCATGCTCCTTTGACCGCTATTTTTCTTATTGGTGAAATAACAGGAGGATATGATTTGATGATTCCTTTAATGATCGTATCATCTGTAAGTTTTGCTGTTTCTAAACGTTTTGAAGAACATTCTATGGATGTAAAGATGTTAGCTGATTCTGGAGATGTTTTTACAAGTAATAAAGATAAAAATATATTACAAAGTATAGAAGTCGTAAAATTAATAGATACCAATGTGAAAATAATCTTTCCAGAAGACTTATTAGATAAAATTGTAAATATCGTTTTAGAGAGTAAACAAACTATTTTTCCTGTGTTAAATAATCAACAGGAAGTTGTAGGAGTAATTTATTATGATACAATTAAAAAACTCTTATTTAATTCTTTTCAAGTTAAGTTTACAAAAGTTCATGAAGTTATGTCAAATAATTTTTTAGTTGCAGATATTAGTGAAGACATTGATGATATAATGAATAAATTTGATACGACAGAAATTAAAAGTCTTATTGTTCTCAAAAATAATAAATTTTATGGGATCTTAGATAAAATTAAAATTTTAGAAGATTATAGACTTACTTTTAAAAATTTACTAATTAATTAG
- a CDS encoding Crp/Fnr family transcriptional regulator: MSFDITRYTFRSHELLKNVKPKFLQELESCKSIEKHTKGNILYEEGTDAKAVYRLIKGKVKIEQLNQDGKTRIVYIFVEGEFFGFRPLLSNEKHPVTAILLEDSEIEVYEGNRFIEITKKSPNLSFNLVQILSFEFNVWINLITSLSHKSAKEKIALILLILNEKYKSEEEELEISMTKSDIAKYSETSEETVVRVISFFESEGILINHSRSIKIINMKLLSIISEGF, encoded by the coding sequence ATGAGTTTTGATATAACTAGATATACCTTTAGAAGTCATGAACTTCTAAAAAATGTAAAACCAAAATTCTTACAAGAACTAGAATCCTGTAAATCAATTGAAAAGCATACTAAAGGAAATATTCTGTACGAAGAAGGAACAGATGCAAAGGCTGTTTATCGATTAATAAAAGGAAAAGTTAAAATTGAACAATTAAATCAAGATGGAAAAACAAGAATTGTATATATTTTTGTTGAAGGCGAATTTTTTGGTTTTAGACCTTTATTAAGTAATGAAAAACACCCAGTAACAGCAATCTTATTAGAAGATAGTGAAATAGAAGTTTACGAAGGGAATAGATTCATTGAAATAACCAAAAAATCACCGAATTTATCATTTAATTTAGTTCAAATTTTAAGCTTTGAATTTAATGTTTGGATCAATCTAATCACCTCTCTCTCTCATAAATCTGCAAAAGAAAAGATTGCCTTAATTTTACTTATCCTAAATGAAAAATACAAATCAGAAGAAGAAGAACTTGAAATATCTATGACAAAGTCAGACATAGCCAAATATTCTGAAACATCTGAAGAAACAGTAGTTAGAGTAATTAGCTTTTTTGAATCTGAAGGCATTTTAATTAATCATAGCAGAAGTATAAAGATTATCAACATGAAATTGCTTTCAATTATTTCTGAAGGTTTTTAG
- a CDS encoding c-type cytochrome: MKKTFLFLSFLTISLTSCSKDNESTISVPTTTPTSGAKLTYEANAKAIFTNNCIGCHPGRGLTALDTYNTTKININGIIDRIQRTGAGVMPPTGKMSQANIDILKQWQADGLLEK, encoded by the coding sequence ATGAAAAAAACATTTTTGTTTTTAAGTTTCCTAACAATTAGTTTAACAAGTTGTTCTAAGGATAACGAATCAACTATTTCAGTACCTACTACAACTCCTACTAGTGGAGCAAAATTAACTTATGAAGCAAACGCAAAAGCAATTTTCACTAATAATTGCATTGGTTGTCATCCTGGAAGAGGATTAACCGCTTTAGACACATATAATACTACAAAAATTAATATTAATGGTATTATAGATAGAATACAAAGAACAGGAGCTGGAGTAATGCCTCCTACAGGCAAAATGTCTCAAGCCAACATTGATATCCTAAAACAATGGCAAGCTGATGGCTTATTAGAAAAGTAA
- a CDS encoding chloride channel protein yields MFIWANLLNKYLKLPYPNSMLPIIGLILTVFVIKRFLGGSIEKGSAKILHSIAKKGGIVPRKQMYAQIMTSSLTVGMGGSAGLESPIVITGAAFGSNYAQNYSLSKKNRILLLACGVAAGIGAAFNAPIAGVLFTIEVILADISISAFIPIMISAATGALVSKIVISGEVILSFQKVQAFNFSNTLFYILLGVLAGLVSVYHARTFRKVEHFFNHFSERVYAKAIFGALVLAILIFFFPTLFGEGYESIKILSTSHPEILLENTLLEGVKNEKWILIFLSELLFL; encoded by the coding sequence GTGTTTATTTGGGCTAATTTGCTTAATAAGTATTTAAAATTACCCTATCCTAATAGTATGTTGCCAATTATAGGTTTAATATTAACTGTATTTGTAATTAAACGATTTCTAGGTGGAAGTATAGAAAAAGGAAGCGCAAAAATTTTGCACTCTATTGCAAAGAAAGGAGGGATAGTGCCTAGAAAACAAATGTATGCTCAAATAATGACAAGCTCTTTAACTGTTGGGATGGGAGGTTCTGCAGGATTAGAAAGCCCCATCGTAATTACTGGAGCGGCATTTGGATCTAATTATGCGCAAAATTATTCCCTTTCTAAGAAAAACAGAATATTACTCTTGGCTTGTGGTGTAGCAGCTGGTATTGGAGCAGCATTTAATGCTCCTATAGCAGGAGTGCTTTTTACTATCGAAGTTATACTTGCTGATATATCTATTTCTGCATTTATCCCCATCATGATTTCTGCTGCTACAGGCGCTTTAGTAAGTAAAATAGTTATTAGTGGTGAGGTTATTTTGAGTTTTCAAAAAGTACAAGCGTTTAATTTTTCAAATACCTTATTCTATATTTTATTAGGGGTATTAGCAGGTTTGGTATCAGTTTATCATGCTCGTACATTTAGGAAAGTAGAGCATTTTTTTAATCATTTTTCAGAAAGGGTATATGCTAAAGCAATTTTTGGTGCTTTAGTTTTGGCTATTCTAATTTTTTTCTTTCCAACCTTATTTGGGGAAGGTTATGAAAGTATAAAAATTTTGTCTACTTCACATCCAGAAATCCTTTTAGAAAACACCTTACTAGAAGGTGTTAAAAATGAAAAATGGATTCTGATTTTTTTGTCGGAGTTATTGTTTTTGTGA
- the nhaA gene encoding Na+/H+ antiporter NhaA produces MKLTKLFQSFFESEKASGIILIFCTIFSITITNSTFGESYSHLWHTKIGNFSIEHIINDGLMTIFFLMIGLELEREIYIGELSRIKNALLPILGALGGMLVPAGIYYLINQNTPYTNGIGIPMATDIAFAIGILSLLGNRVPVSLKIFLTALAVIDDLGAIIVIALFYSTDMNWMNLGIAMTIFGILLIMNRMKFYKLWPYLILGIVMWYFMLHSGVHATITGVLLAFAIPFEDGTENTISYKLEHLLHKPVAFLILPIFALANTAIILAFNSNEGVLPSYGLGIILGLAIGKPLGITFLSWLSVKLKWAKLPKDLNWYTIFGAGILGGIGFTMSIFIDLLAFTDPTIINNSKLYIIIGSLLAGMIGLFYLKTILKEKLLVKKHSM; encoded by the coding sequence GTGAAATTGACTAAATTATTTCAATCATTTTTTGAGAGCGAAAAAGCCAGTGGTATCATCTTAATATTTTGTACTATATTTTCTATAACAATAACTAACTCTACATTTGGAGAAAGTTATTCACATTTATGGCATACTAAAATTGGAAATTTTTCAATAGAACATATTATTAATGATGGTTTAATGACTATTTTTTTTCTAATGATAGGTTTAGAATTAGAACGCGAAATTTATATAGGAGAATTATCTAGGATTAAAAATGCACTACTTCCTATATTAGGTGCTTTAGGAGGAATGCTTGTTCCTGCAGGAATTTACTATCTTATAAATCAGAACACACCTTATACTAATGGAATAGGAATTCCTATGGCTACAGATATAGCTTTTGCAATTGGAATTTTATCTTTATTAGGCAATCGAGTTCCTGTTTCTCTAAAAATTTTCTTGACAGCTCTAGCTGTTATTGATGATTTAGGTGCTATAATTGTTATAGCCTTATTTTATTCAACTGATATGAACTGGATGAATTTAGGGATAGCCATGACTATATTTGGAATACTTTTAATCATGAACAGAATGAAGTTTTACAAACTATGGCCTTACTTAATCCTAGGTATTGTAATGTGGTATTTTATGCTACATTCAGGTGTTCATGCAACAATTACAGGAGTGCTATTAGCTTTTGCAATTCCTTTTGAAGATGGAACAGAAAATACAATTTCTTACAAATTAGAACATCTATTACACAAACCTGTTGCCTTTTTAATTCTTCCTATTTTTGCTTTAGCAAATACCGCTATCATCCTCGCATTTAATAGTAATGAAGGGGTATTACCCAGTTATGGTTTAGGGATCATTTTAGGCTTAGCAATAGGTAAACCACTAGGTATTACCTTTCTTTCGTGGTTATCAGTAAAATTAAAATGGGCAAAACTACCAAAAGATTTAAACTGGTATACTATTTTTGGAGCTGGTATATTAGGTGGAATAGGATTTACCATGTCTATTTTTATAGATTTATTAGCTTTTACCGATCCTACCATAATAAATAATTCTAAATTATATATCATTATAGGTTCTTTATTAGCTGGAATGATTGGTTTATTTTATCTAAAAACTATTTTAAAAGAAAAACTTTTAGTTAAAAAACATTCAATGTAG